Proteins encoded together in one Camelus dromedarius isolate mCamDro1 chromosome 11, mCamDro1.pat, whole genome shotgun sequence window:
- the ASB8 gene encoding ankyrin repeat and SOCS box protein 8 has product MVSDADCVELLLEKGAEVNALDGYNRTALHYAAEKDEACVEVLLEYGANPNALDGNRDTPLHWAAFKNNAECVRALLESGASVNALDYNNDTPLSWAAMKGNLESVSILLDYGAEVRVINLKGQTPISRLVALLVRGLGTEKEDSCFELLHRAVGHFELRKNGTMPREVAKDQQLCEKLTVLCSAPGTLKTLSRYAVRRSLGLQYLPDAVKGLPLPASLKEYLLLVE; this is encoded by the exons ATGGTGTCAGATGCTGACTGCGTGGAGTTACTCCTGGAGAAGGGAGCTGAG GTGAATGCCCTGGATGGTTATAACCGGACAGCCCTCCACTATGCAGCTGAGAAGGATGAGGCTTGTGTGGAGGTCCTGTTGGAATACGGTGCAAACCCCAATGCACTGGATGGCAACCGAGACACCCCACTTCACTGGGCAGCCTTCAAGAACAATGCTGAGTGTGTGCGGGCCCTCCTGGAGAGCGGGGCCTCAGTCAATGCCCTGGATTACAACAATGATACCCCACTCAGCTGGGCTGCCATGAAGGGAAATCTTGAGAGCGTCAGCATCCTTCTTGATTATGGTGCAGAAGTCAGAGTCATCAACCTAAAAGGCCAGACACCCATCTCCCGCCTGGTGGCTCTACTAGTCAGGGGACTTGGAACGGAGAAAGAGGACTCTTGCTTTGAGCTCCTCCACAGGGCTGTTGGACACTTTGAATTAAGGAAAAATGGCACCATGCCACGAGAAGTGGCCAAAGACCAGCAGCTGTGTGAAAAACTGACTGTTCTGTGCTCAGCCCCAGGGACTCTAAAAACACTCTCTCGCTATGCAGTGCGCCGGAGCCTGGGACTCCAGTATCTGCCGGATGCAGTGAAGGGCCTGCCACTGCCAGCTTCTCTGAAGGAATACCTGTTACTTGTAGAATAG